The proteins below come from a single Deltaproteobacteria bacterium genomic window:
- a CDS encoding glycosyltransferase family 4 protein, translating to MRYSFNALLLVPRSTGMRTQMLGTLQGLRDLDGDDEWVVFLRPGLRDALPLPQWDRCKYVEIPEARTLPGRLWVELYGLPAYERRAGIDVSYSPTIYLPLAPPRPAAFTVVDFCWLRAPQGYSRAQLLSYHLRFQSSLLNTCAVATLTETVREELLTRFEVPRQLPCAATLSGVDPSFFRPPPPETAQALRQRLGLPASDRLLLGSGGTNPRKNVTTLVRAFARLPRALRRQTHLVIPGPREPRAEQRLLAPLSDEVRSRIHFTGFLPANEAVALHGLADLFAFPTLDEGLGLPALEAQAAGLPTILSDIPVLREVGGPSAVYAPPTEVDAWTAAIASAFDDDAQLARRADNGRRWASAFTWKSVADRIVSLLRQVSTARG from the coding sequence ATGAGGTACTCATTCAACGCCCTGCTGCTCGTGCCGCGGTCGACGGGCATGCGCACCCAGATGCTCGGCACCCTCCAGGGCCTGCGCGACCTCGACGGCGACGATGAATGGGTCGTCTTCCTGCGCCCGGGCCTTCGCGACGCACTGCCGCTACCTCAATGGGACCGCTGCAAGTACGTGGAGATCCCCGAGGCGCGCACCCTCCCCGGCCGCCTCTGGGTGGAACTCTACGGCCTTCCCGCCTACGAGCGACGCGCCGGCATCGACGTCTCGTACAGCCCGACCATCTACCTGCCGCTCGCGCCTCCACGACCCGCGGCCTTCACGGTGGTGGACTTCTGCTGGCTGCGAGCCCCCCAGGGCTACAGCCGGGCTCAGCTTCTTTCCTACCATTTGCGATTCCAGTCGTCGCTGTTGAATACCTGCGCAGTGGCTACTCTGACGGAAACCGTGCGCGAGGAGCTTCTCACCCGCTTCGAAGTGCCGCGACAGCTCCCCTGCGCCGCCACCCTCTCGGGGGTGGACCCGAGCTTCTTTCGCCCCCCGCCACCGGAGACCGCCCAGGCGCTCCGGCAGCGGCTCGGCCTTCCCGCGTCGGACCGCCTCCTCCTTGGCTCGGGTGGAACCAATCCGCGCAAGAATGTCACTACGCTCGTTCGAGCCTTCGCCCGCCTACCTCGGGCGCTGCGGAGGCAGACACACCTCGTGATTCCCGGGCCGCGCGAGCCCCGGGCCGAGCAGCGCCTGCTCGCCCCGCTGTCCGACGAGGTGCGCTCGCGCATCCACTTCACCGGGTTCCTCCCGGCCAACGAAGCCGTCGCCCTCCACGGCCTAGCGGATCTCTTCGCCTTCCCCACGCTCGACGAGGGTCTCGGCCTTCCCGCCCTCGAGGCGCAGGCAGCGGGCCTGCCGACCATCCTGAGCGACATCCCGGTACTCCGCGAAGTCGGAGGCCCATCTGCGGTGTATGCACCGCCGACGGAGGTCGACGCCTGGACCGCAGCCATCGCCAGCGCCTTCGACGACGACGCGCAGCTCGCGCGCCGCGCAGACAACGGGCGACGCTGGGCCAGCGCTTTCACCTGGAAGTCCGTTGCGGACCGTATCGTGAGCCTGCTTCGACAGGTCTCCACCGCCCGAGGATGA
- a CDS encoding glycosyltransferase — protein MRLVIASPEPPFPHANATRLKVAHLIAGLAQRHEIHLRSFCAPEESRAAEAVTWALDHGCSSARITPWTRDPWRAPAIAHAALGVRPHTLRKYRVAAARDELRELVRRTPMDLVHLDINMSELRSCLTGSEATVISPSDSFTRLLLSGARRAPNLGRRAYYLAQASKFAWLELREYPRFTKCHVVSAPEARFLESLSPGADVAVVPIGVRVPPHIPDEAERAPDHAISLAGQLSNPYTLDGISWFLGKVWPRVRAAEPQLELRLLGHAPPAKLAHLAARTVGVKLVGYVEDLGTELRRTLLCVCPLLSGAGLKTRALEALAEGVPLVTTSVGAEGIAARPGRHLRVADTPATFAAAVLELLHNPVERRLLAVAAHDLAATTYTWRRFAEGMEGLYLAALAKRRAAMNRATIPGGARP, from the coding sequence ATGCGCCTCGTGATCGCATCGCCTGAGCCGCCCTTCCCACACGCGAACGCCACCCGGCTGAAGGTGGCGCACCTCATCGCGGGACTCGCCCAGCGCCACGAGATTCACCTGCGTAGCTTCTGTGCACCCGAGGAGTCACGGGCGGCAGAGGCCGTCACCTGGGCCCTCGACCACGGCTGCAGCAGCGCGCGGATCACGCCCTGGACCCGTGACCCGTGGCGCGCTCCGGCGATCGCGCACGCCGCGCTCGGAGTACGACCGCACACCTTGCGCAAATACCGCGTCGCGGCCGCGCGCGATGAGCTCCGCGAGCTCGTGCGCCGCACCCCGATGGATCTCGTCCACCTCGACATCAACATGAGCGAGCTCAGGAGCTGCTTGACCGGTTCGGAGGCCACCGTGATCTCGCCCAGCGACTCCTTCACGCGGCTCCTCCTGAGCGGCGCCCGTCGCGCGCCGAACCTCGGCCGCCGCGCCTACTACCTCGCACAGGCCTCCAAGTTCGCCTGGCTCGAACTGCGCGAGTACCCACGGTTCACGAAGTGTCACGTCGTCTCGGCTCCCGAAGCACGGTTCCTCGAGAGCCTGAGCCCCGGAGCCGACGTGGCCGTCGTGCCGATTGGCGTGCGTGTGCCCCCGCACATTCCCGACGAAGCCGAGCGCGCCCCCGACCACGCGATCTCCCTCGCGGGGCAGCTCAGCAATCCCTACACCCTGGACGGGATCAGCTGGTTCCTGGGCAAGGTCTGGCCGCGGGTGCGCGCCGCGGAGCCCCAGCTCGAGCTCCGTCTCCTCGGTCACGCGCCGCCCGCGAAGCTCGCGCATCTCGCCGCTCGCACGGTCGGCGTGAAGCTCGTCGGCTACGTCGAGGATCTCGGAACGGAGCTCAGACGCACCTTGCTCTGCGTCTGTCCCCTCCTCTCCGGCGCCGGTCTGAAGACGCGCGCCCTCGAAGCGTTGGCCGAAGGCGTACCCCTCGTCACCACCTCTGTCGGTGCGGAGGGCATCGCCGCTCGACCCGGCCGGCACCTGCGTGTCGCGGACACCCCCGCCACCTTCGCCGCGGCGGTCCTCGAGCTTCTCCACAACCCTGTTGAGCGACGGCTGCTCGCCGTTGCCGCCCACGACCTGGCGGCCACCACCTACACCTGGCGCCGATTTGCCGAGGGGATGGAGGGGCTCTACCTAGCAGCCCTGGCGAAACGCCGCGCCGCGATGAACCGCGCGACGATCCCCGGAGGCGCGAGACCATGA
- a CDS encoding class I SAM-dependent methyltransferase, with protein MDDPRRNEDAGMDLSSATRHWSSELVRWHSPLYKRLAYAVGAPLLDVHARRFLSARTLALPRLGRVYTQRGFPLEARRTWAARYLQPRGKRLLVLGTGSGWDLLTWLWLGPRSLIGVDGVSFRTSWGEIQGWLANWPIVTPEVSFAQADLGALPLAAESVDGVVSDSVFEHCRDLRGVLLEACRVLRPGGHIYAAYGPLWSCFGGDHFSGRGGLAYGYQHLAATAPEYARYVQAHLRPEEDAQTGPRYVALDLFSRIDTRGYLALYEELGLEMLELRLGLSSEALAFRRAFPEGVRELCRRHPARDPDDLVVQIHFVVLRKPVMWRPPCAS; from the coding sequence ATGGATGATCCACGTCGCAACGAGGACGCGGGCATGGATCTCTCCTCCGCCACGCGTCACTGGAGCTCCGAGCTCGTGCGCTGGCACTCGCCGCTCTACAAGCGGCTAGCCTACGCCGTCGGCGCGCCCCTCCTCGATGTCCACGCGCGACGCTTCCTCTCGGCGCGCACCCTCGCGCTCCCCCGGCTCGGTCGCGTCTACACGCAGCGCGGCTTTCCGCTCGAAGCCCGACGAACCTGGGCCGCGCGCTACCTGCAGCCGCGCGGCAAGCGGTTGCTTGTGCTCGGCACCGGGAGCGGGTGGGACCTCCTCACGTGGCTCTGGCTCGGACCTCGAAGCCTGATCGGCGTCGACGGCGTCTCGTTCCGCACCTCGTGGGGAGAAATCCAGGGCTGGCTCGCAAATTGGCCCATCGTCACCCCCGAGGTCTCCTTTGCCCAAGCCGACCTCGGCGCGCTGCCGCTCGCCGCGGAGAGCGTCGATGGCGTCGTCAGCGACTCGGTCTTCGAGCACTGCCGCGACCTGCGCGGCGTGCTCCTCGAGGCTTGCCGCGTGCTCCGCCCGGGAGGTCACATCTACGCCGCGTACGGGCCGCTGTGGAGCTGTTTCGGCGGGGACCACTTCTCGGGCCGCGGCGGCCTGGCCTACGGCTATCAGCACCTCGCAGCCACGGCCCCAGAATACGCCCGCTACGTGCAAGCACACCTCCGGCCTGAGGAGGACGCACAGACGGGGCCGCGCTACGTCGCCCTGGATCTCTTCAGCCGGATCGACACGCGTGGCTACCTCGCGCTCTACGAGGAGCTCGGTCTCGAGATGCTCGAGCTCCGCCTTGGACTCTCCTCCGAAGCGCTCGCCTTTCGGCGCGCCTTCCCGGAGGGCGTGCGGGAGCTCTGCCGGCGCCACCCCGCGCGCGATCCCGACGACCTCGTGGTGCAAATCCACTTCGTCGTGCTGCGCAAGCCCGTGATGTGGAGACCCCCATGCGCCTCGTGA